The genome window AAAGCACATCTTGGAGGGCCCGAATGTCTAtggtaattatgcattaattcttGAGTCAGCATAATATTATCCGATATTCTTCGTCCTGGCACAAATGCTGATTGATTAATGCTAACGATGTCATTTAGAGCAACTTTTATTCTGTCCGCCACAATTTTACTGATACATTTGTATAACACATTACAGCACGCAATTGGACGGTAGTCAGTAACAGCTGACGGAGTAGGAATTTTCGGAATGAGCACAATATTCGTGTGATTCAATTCCCGAAGAAGGTTTCCTGTTTCAAAAAAATCAACAATAGCACAAGTAATATCATTACCAACAATAGGCCAGGCACTTTTAAAAAATGCTGTTGTATACCCATCAGGACCAGGCGCTTTATCAATACCAATAGAAAATATGGCCTTTTTCACCTCTTCCGCCGTAACTTGTCGAATCATATGAATAGCAACCTGAGGATCAAGGACTTTGGAGAATAAATCCGGAGCCGGAGTAAGAGAAATATCGCCTTGAGATCCAAAAAATTTCTCGTAGTGCTGAACAAATGGTTGAAAAACGTTCTCTCCTTCAAACAGATTGCCAGCCGCATCTTTGATCCCCTCAATCCGACTAACATGATTCCTAACCTTCAGCGATGAATGAAAAAATGCGGAGTTCATATCCCCCGCACTCAACCAATCAACTTTTGACTTTTGTTTCAGAAATCGTTCCTCATCTAACGAAGCCTCTTGAAGCTGACTACTGATCGAACTCTCAGCGACTCGTAACTCCGCATTCGTTGGATCCCGATCAATAAGAAGCTGAATAGAATCCAGCTCCACACGCAGCTTTTCAACTTTTTTATGCAGATTGCCTTGCTTGAAAAGCAAGGAGCGCAACGGGTGTTTCAGAAGCCGGAGTTTTTTCACCACCCTAAATTGATGAACACCATTCACAGACGTCTCCCATTTATCTTTAACAATATCTGAAAACTCAAGTTTAAAAACCAGAAAATTAGCAAACTTGAACGACCTAGGCTTCAACATACCAGCATCCGGGAAGGATAAAATGCACGGGCAGTGATCCGATAACCTATACGGCTTGAACATGGCAACTGAATTAGGGTAATCCGCTATAAACGCTGTATTACCCATCACTCGATCAAGCTTCTTTAGTAAACCTACCCCATTCTTTGGTTTTTGAGTCCATGTAAAATGGATCCCCATTCGGTTGATATCAACAACCTCAATATTATCCACACATTCCTGAAAATCTCTCATACCAATAGAAATCGATGACGTTCCCATAGAGTTGTCTTCAATGTTAAGAGCCGAGTTGAAATCACCCATAATGCACCAAGGTTTATCAATGACAAGGGCTTTATGCACTGAGAGATTATGCCACAACTATCTACGGGCAACATAATAATTAGCAGCATAGATAATAGAACAAAAAATCATTCTTTTATCCAATTTAAACACAAGCTGAAGATGCATAACCTGAGGAGATTGAGACAAAATCATGACATCAAAAACATCCGGGTTCCATCCAATAATAATTCTCGTGCCTTTGTAACAACAACCACCGTTAGAAGTCCACTCCCACGAACGAAAAACTGACTTGCACACCTTACCCAAATTACCAACATCCACATGAGATTCTAAAATAGCACACAAACTTAAATTGAAACCTTTGACAGCCTGCCGAACCTCTTTTTGTTTAAgcgggcggttcaacccccttataTTCCAAGAAGCTATACTAACCATCATTAACTGTCggagaaggagtgcttgcccctttacTTTTAGTTTTACGAGTACCCTCCTTTAAAAACCCGTCCATATCAGCATCATTCTCAATCACCTCATCTTCATCGGACTCATCATTGTTTACCCCCGGCTTTGTGCCACTAGTTCCTGCAACATCTTCCACTTCGTTAAGCACATCAAACGGATTACTCGACCTTACATCCGTAGCTCTCGAAGAAGTATCCTTTTTCACCTCCCCATTCGGTTTTGCAGTCACCGGTCTATATTCAAATTTCTGTTTTTGTTTATTAACTTGGAAACCCTGTTTGCGAGCAACTTTCCTAGTTGGAACCCCTTGATACCCATCTTCATCAACAACCGGATACTTCTTAGCATAACGATTCTCATGCACTTGACCCTTATCGTTCTGCTCCCCCCTCTTAACATTAGTAGGCTTCTTAACATTGGCAGGTTTTTTAGGGGTTTGAGGACAATTTTCAATCGAGTGGCCAAAAACACAGCATTTAGAACACCTACACGGGAACCATTCATATTCAACATACATAGTTTCTTTGACGAAACCCTCCCCCTCGAGTTCAGGAATGGCCAAAGTGATTTCCTCTCGTAACTCATTATCAGCAGACACCTCGATTAAAGCTCTAGCATAACTACTTCGGCCCCACATGTCCATACACATGGAAGTAGTATACGAATCCAGAAGTTTCGGTTCACCAATTATTGTGGCAATCATACTCAGCCCATCTTCTGTATACGCCGCAATTGGGATGTCATGAATTTTAACCCATACCTGAACCTTTTTAACCTCCTTTTTCTCCAACTTAACAGTCGGACTccattcacaaagaaacaacggTTGAGACCGGATGATCCACGGGCCTCCTTTCAACGCATCCAGCATGCCAGTTTCGTTGGAGAACTGAAAAAAGAAAAAGCCATTCGCATTCATCATGGTTTTTTGTAACCCAAATTTCTTCCAGTTATTACGAACAAAATACTCCACAACCGGGAACGCCACTCGGTCACCCAAGAAATAACCATATAAAGTGTTAGCTAACTTATGCTGCACTGCACGAACAGATTCCCGAGGAAGAACAACGTCACATCCCTCATGCATAACTGGGCTGGCTAGATTTCTAAAATTAATTTTCCTTGACTTGGACGCCAAAACCGAATCAGCATAAGACATCATATTCGCACCCTTTTCCCCACCATTCTGATTAGAACCCGAACCCTGCAAAGACTCTATCCCCTTACCAGCCTTATCACCCTTATTAGCCATCGACGACGACTCTCCAGCAGCGAACAAGTTGTCCACCGGTGTTGAAATACTCATTAAACCATCCAATATCGAAGTATTCGTCGTAGAATACATACCTCTTCTCGGAAGCAGCGGGTTACCTTCAATATTAGTTACACGTAATCCGATCCCACGAATTGGTGCTGTACCAGGTGTAGACATCTCCTCCACCACAGGCTCATTCAAGTAATCAGCTCCATCTAAGTTCAACGATTTATCGGAAATATCCTTAGGCAAGTTAGGCGGCTTACCCCGATCATGCATGACACTAGCGGCAGTGTCACCAGATTTATGACGACCATCCATAGCAAGAATAACAACTCTCACGTAAACTCAGCAGAAAAAACAAACATGCACCCGAAAACCAAAAACCCTACTGACATCGTGTTTTACTTCGGGCTGGCTAATTCGTATCTTCGTCCTCCCAAGTCTTTAAAACCACCAGTTCATTAGGAGACATTGGGTGTTCTAAGGTATAAATCAGGTTGATCCAAAAGTTAAACACATGGCGGAGTTGTGAGAGTAGCCGTACCACCCTGAGAAAGTATGTACACATATACTTTTCATACTTGTTACGAGTAATCAAGAAATAGAATAAAGTAGGCATGGTTAGAACAGTTCTAGTCGAGCAGTAGAACTCCAGGTTATTAATTAGACAAGGGAAAAAGTCTCTCCTTCTGGGTTAGTGGAAAGAGTATGTGGACGAAAGAGAGTAGATGATGTTGTTGGTACTTCTCATCTTTGCTAGACGCTTTGCGTTTCGCTTCCCACTCTTGGCTTTGCTTGCGAGTGTGTCATAACGGTTTTGTATTCCAAGTACCGGTGCCTATAATTATTCCGTGCATGTGGTCAAGTTGTGGTGCTGTTGTGCTACAACTGCTTGTTTTTCTAATAAGGCTTGATTTAGGGATGACTTTCCCTTGTCGTTCCGCTTTCGTAGCCGTTTTCGAGGGATCCGTAGCAGGTTCCTCACGATTAGGTATTTTGAGTAAACGTTCATCGCGTCAGTTCCTTCTAATCCAAGGATGAGATTGGGAAATATGTGGATGGGGTTTAGGAATAAATGGTTCCTTGCCCTTAGTGTGTTATGGTTTCAAATTAGGGTTAGGAGAATTTACTCCTGCTAAATGCATATCATGTATGCATAGTTTTTTTTTCACGTACGAACCAAAATGTTGAATATTAAATATACACATACATATTCACACATATATGTTATGCACAAGCCAATGCTGATGATTACAATTACTGTGTGAAAATCTGTGTctgacgaaccttgcaatccggAGTGTGGTGTCGTTGTGGTTTCTATTAAATAACGGTTATAGTCAGGTTttcatataaaaatattttacatcCCAAGCCAAAATATTTTATATCttaaacctagttcactataatcaatggctctgataccaatcagtcacaccctcaattttccacacgcggagtattaccgcgaggcgtgtaaCTGACCAGGATTCTAGCCATTAATCATGTTGAAACACTTATTCAACTTATAAATTATCCCATTTAACACGATTTGTTTTCAATGTTTAAACGTCAAAAAACGTAGCTTGATTTAGCAGCAGAAACATAAAGAAAACCCATTATAACTTAAAACCACAAGCTCTTTAATTATACATAAACATGAAACTTACAAACCGCG of Helianthus annuus cultivar XRQ/B chromosome 1, HanXRQr2.0-SUNRISE, whole genome shotgun sequence contains these proteins:
- the LOC110938280 gene encoding uncharacterized protein LOC110938280, which translates into the protein MDGRHKSGDTAASVMHDRGKPPNLPKDISDKSLNLDGADYLNEPVVEEMSTPGTAPIRGIGLRVTNIEGNPLLPRRGMYSTTNTSILDGLMSISTPVDNLFAAGESSSMANKGDKAGKGIESLQGSGSNQNGGEKGANMMSYADSVLASKSRKINFRNLASPVMHEGCDVVLPRESVRAVQHKLANTLYGYFLGDRVAFPVVEYFVRNNWKKFGLQKTMMNANGFFFFQFSNETGMLDALKGGPWIIRSQPLFLCEWSPTVKLEKKEVKKVQVWVKIHDIPIAAYTEDGLSMIATIIGEPKLLDSYTTSMCMDMWGRSSYARALIEVSADNELREEITLAIPELEGEGFVKETMYVEYEWFPCRCSKCCVFGHSIENCPQTPKKPANVKKPTNVKRGEQNDKGQVHENRYAKKYPVVDEDGYQGVPTRKVARKQGFQVNKQKQKFEYRPVTAKPNGEVKKDTSSRATDVRSSNPFDVLNEVEDVAGTSGTKPGVNNDESDEDEVIENDADMDGFLKEGTRKTKSKGASTPSPTVNDESHVDVGNLGKVCKSVFRSWEWTSNGGCCYKGTRIIIGWNPDVFDVMILSQSPQLWHNLSVHKALVIDKPWCIMGDFNSALNIEDNSMGTSSISIGMRDFQECVDNIEVVDINRMGIHFTWTQKPKNGVGLLKKLDRVMGNTAFIADYPNSVAMFKPYRLSDHCPCILSFPDAGMLKPRSFKFANFLVFKLEFSDIVKDKWETSVNGVHQFRVVKKLRLLKHPLRSLLFKQGNLHKKVEKLRVELDSIQLLIDRDPTNAELRVAESSISSQLQEASLDEERFLKQKSKVDWLSAGDMNSAFFHSSLKVRNHVSRIEGIKDAAGNLFEGENVFQPFVQHYEKFFGSQGDISLTPAPDLFSKVLDPQVAIHMIRQVTAEEVKKAIFSIGIDKAPGPDGYTTAFFKSAWPIVGNDITCAIVDFFETGNLLRELNHTNIVLIPKIPTPSAVTDYRPIACCNVLYKCISKIVADRIKVALNDIVSINQSAFVPGRRISDNIMLTQELMHNYHRHSGPPRCAFKVDIQKAYDTVDWGFLKNALLGFGFHRKMVDWIMVCVSTASFSICVNGTVHGFFKGKRGLRQGDPISPYLFTLVMEVLTSILHQAVRIDSSFRFHNKCEKQQIINLCFADDLFLFARGEVNSARCIMTSLAKFTKMSGLVPSNQKSTIFFCNVTNHVKESILELMPFVEGKLSVRYLGVPLISSRLGYNDCRVLVERLEKRITHWRNKLLSFAGRLQLIVSVLSSMHIYWSSVFILPARIINELEACMRNFLWSQESSYSKGKAKVSWKAVCTPKYEGGLGIRRIGDMNKALMSKHIWSIVSKRESLWVEWVYSYRLKGKSFWVCKTPSNCCWSWRKLAQLRPLIRNHIWSEVGNGIKTSAWFDYWCDIGPLGNFISPRNISDADFMMDDTVANIYSNGSWSWPMAWRDLFPVLIQLDQLHLDPSKPDRLLWRDGTDKSEFSSSGVWHSIRHKDPEVNWCNIVWFSQCIPRHAFMMWLVMKGKLLTQDKILNWELSRRKNMNMMCCLLCYKNFDSHAHLFFECEFSSQVWLIIRNKAGMATVRPIWADIVDWLLARARSKAAGFFVAKIMVAAALYFVWQERNARLFKNQLRPPEKIGEIILSTVRYKLMGAKLKTTARV